The genomic stretch GGGGGGCGCCGTGGTGGTGCAGCGGTTCAGCCGGCTAGCCGGAGGGTGGGCCGGGCCTCAGGGGCCGGGGCGTCCTCGCCGCCGTCAGGGTCGGGGTCGAAGTCTGTGCCGGTGCGGGCGTCTCGGGCCCGCGGGGGCCGGATGTCGCCGGTGGGGAAGTTCAGCGGCCACACGAACGTGTCGGGGTCCTTGAGGTGGTTGACCATGTGGGACAGCGACTCGTAGCCGGCCAGGAGCGGGTGGATGAGCACCGTGCCCTTGCGCTGCCGCTCGCTCAGGATGCCCTTATCCCGCAGCTGGCCGATCGCGCGGGAGACGACGGACTGGGTCAGCCCGAGGCGTTCGGCGATGTCCTGCTGCCGGATTTTGACCAGGCCCCCGGGCTCCTGGCGGGCCGTGAGGACATCGAACACGTCGCGCGCCGTCGGCGACAGGCACGCGTTCGGCAGGACCTCGAAGATCTCCGGGTTGTGGAAACCAGGGACGGAGACGGCGTCGTCGCTCATCGCGTGGCCTCGTTCCTCACAGTCGGGATGGTGATCGGGTGCGCGAGCAGCGTCTTCTCGAGTGACTTCACCAGCCGTCGCTGCTTCGTGCTGTTCCACCGGTAAGCGTAGAGCGGGTTAAGGCGGTACAGCCCGCG from Streptomyces roseochromogenus subsp. oscitans DS 12.976 encodes the following:
- a CDS encoding helix-turn-helix domain-containing protein; the encoded protein is MSDDAVSVPGFHNPEIFEVLPNACLSPTARDVFDVLTARQEPGGLVKIRQQDIAERLGLTQSVVSRAIGQLRDKGILSERQRKGTVLIHPLLAGYESLSHMVNHLKDPDTFVWPLNFPTGDIRPPRARDARTGTDFDPDPDGGEDAPAPEARPTLRLAG